The following coding sequences are from one Streptomyces sp. NBC_01485 window:
- the pgeF gene encoding peptidoglycan editing factor PgeF produces the protein MIGQRESASGAHFAFTDRWGGVSAAPYEQLNLGGAVGDDPEAVRANRELAARSLGLVPGRVVWMNQVHGNDVAEVEGPWTTAATPPVDGLVTATRGLALAVLTADCVPVLLADPVAGVVAAAHAGRPGMVKGIVPAAIDAMESLGADPSRIVARTGPAVCGRCYEVPEEMRAEVAAVEPAAHAETSWGTPAVDVTAGVHAQLDRLGVPDREASPVCTRESKDHFSYRRDRSTGRLAGYVWLG, from the coding sequence GTGATAGGACAGCGCGAGAGCGCGAGCGGCGCGCACTTCGCCTTCACCGACCGGTGGGGCGGGGTGAGCGCCGCTCCGTATGAGCAGCTCAACCTCGGCGGAGCGGTCGGCGACGACCCCGAGGCCGTGCGCGCCAACCGTGAGCTGGCCGCCAGGTCGCTGGGGCTCGTCCCCGGCCGGGTGGTCTGGATGAACCAGGTGCACGGCAACGACGTCGCCGAGGTCGAGGGCCCGTGGACCACCGCGGCCACCCCGCCGGTCGACGGTCTGGTGACCGCGACGCGCGGACTCGCGCTCGCCGTGCTGACCGCCGACTGCGTGCCGGTGCTGCTCGCCGACCCGGTCGCCGGCGTCGTCGCCGCGGCCCACGCCGGGCGCCCCGGCATGGTCAAGGGGATCGTGCCCGCCGCGATCGACGCGATGGAGTCGCTCGGCGCCGACCCCTCCCGGATCGTCGCCCGCACCGGACCCGCCGTGTGCGGCCGGTGCTACGAGGTGCCGGAGGAGATGCGCGCCGAGGTCGCCGCCGTCGAACCGGCCGCGCACGCCGAGACGAGCTGGGGCACTCCCGCGGTCGACGTGACCGCCGGGGTGCACGCGCAGCTCGACCGGCTCGGGGTGCCCGACCGGGAGGCGTCGCCGGTGTGCACCCGCGAGTCGAAGGACCACTTCTCGTACCGCCGCGACCGCTCCACGGGGCGACTCGCGGGATATGTCTGGCTGGGCTGA
- the ftsZ gene encoding cell division protein FtsZ — translation MAAPQNYLAVIKVIGVGGGGVNAINRMIEVGLKGVEFIAINTDAQALLMSDADVKLDVGRELTRGLGAGANPAVGRKAAEDHREEIEEVLKGADMVFVTAGEGGGTGTGGAPVVANIARSLGALTIGVVTRPFTFEGRRRANQAEDGIAELREEVDTLIVIPNDRLLSISDRQVSVLDAFKSADQVLLSGVQGITDLITTPGLINLDFADVKSVMSEAGSALMGIGSARGDDRAVAAAEMAISSPLLEASIDGARGVLLSISGGSDLGLFEINEAAQLVSEAAHPEANIIFGAVIDDALGDEVRVTVIAAGFDGGQPPTRRETVMGSSSSSARRDEPTPVRQNESRPSFGSLGSVTPKEDPEPAPEPVADHPVSPPVPPSRTYSDSAAEELDVPDFLK, via the coding sequence GTGGCAGCACCGCAGAACTACCTCGCAGTCATCAAAGTCATCGGTGTCGGCGGCGGTGGTGTCAATGCCATCAACCGGATGATCGAGGTCGGTCTCAAGGGCGTCGAGTTCATCGCCATCAACACCGACGCGCAGGCGCTGTTGATGAGCGACGCCGACGTCAAGCTCGACGTCGGCCGCGAACTGACCCGCGGCCTTGGCGCCGGCGCCAACCCGGCCGTCGGCCGCAAGGCCGCCGAGGACCACCGCGAGGAGATCGAGGAGGTCCTCAAGGGGGCCGACATGGTCTTCGTGACGGCCGGCGAGGGAGGCGGCACCGGCACCGGCGGCGCGCCCGTCGTGGCCAACATCGCCCGCTCCCTGGGCGCCCTCACCATCGGCGTGGTCACCCGCCCGTTCACCTTCGAGGGACGGCGCCGCGCCAACCAGGCGGAGGACGGCATCGCCGAACTCCGGGAAGAGGTCGACACCCTCATCGTCATCCCCAACGACCGGCTGCTGTCCATCTCGGACCGCCAGGTCTCGGTCCTCGACGCCTTCAAGTCGGCCGACCAGGTCCTGCTCTCCGGCGTTCAGGGCATCACCGATCTCATCACCACCCCCGGTCTGATCAACCTGGACTTCGCCGACGTCAAGTCGGTCATGTCCGAGGCCGGTTCGGCCCTCATGGGCATCGGCTCGGCCCGCGGCGACGACCGCGCGGTGGCCGCCGCCGAGATGGCGATCTCCTCGCCGCTCCTGGAGGCCTCCATCGACGGCGCCCGGGGCGTCCTGCTCTCCATCTCCGGCGGCTCCGACCTCGGCCTGTTCGAGATCAACGAGGCCGCCCAACTGGTCAGCGAGGCCGCCCACCCCGAGGCCAACATCATCTTCGGCGCGGTCATCGACGACGCGCTCGGCGACGAGGTCCGGGTCACCGTCATCGCGGCCGGCTTCGACGGGGGGCAGCCCCCGACCCGCCGGGAGACCGTCATGGGTTCGTCCTCGTCCTCGGCCCGCCGCGACGAGCCCACTCCGGTACGGCAGAACGAGAGCCGCCCGTCCTTCGGCTCGCTCGGCAGCGTGACCCCGAAGGAGGACCCGGAGCCGGCCCCCGAGCCGGTGGCCGACCACCCGGTCTCCCCGCCGGTCCCGCCGTCGCGGACCTACTCGGACAGCGCGGCCGAGGAGCTGGACGTGCCGGACTTCCTGAAGTGA
- a CDS encoding cell division protein FtsQ/DivIB: protein MAGSATAERGARQQESSGPPLVRRLGPRRLRMIIILALVVVLLGAGAIWVLYGSKWLRVERVSVSGTSVLTPQQVREAAAVPVGSPLISIDTDAIEARLRTELPRIDSVDVVRSWPHGIGLKVIERTPILLVQKGAKFMEVDDEGVRFATVSEAPKGVPLLEMAVSSSRSAAASLRRFGEARLVREAVKAAGSLPAAVARDTRLVKVRSYDGISLELRGGRTVAWGSAEKGAAKGRALTALMKAAPAARHFDVSAPTAPASSGS, encoded by the coding sequence GTGGCCGGATCCGCCACCGCCGAGCGCGGGGCACGCCAGCAGGAGTCGTCCGGCCCGCCCCTTGTCCGGCGGCTGGGGCCGCGCCGGCTTCGTATGATCATCATTCTCGCGCTGGTCGTCGTGCTCCTCGGCGCGGGCGCCATCTGGGTGCTGTACGGCTCCAAGTGGCTGCGGGTGGAGCGCGTCTCCGTCTCGGGCACGAGCGTGCTGACGCCGCAACAGGTGCGCGAAGCCGCCGCCGTACCGGTCGGATCGCCGTTGATTTCCATCGACACCGATGCGATCGAAGCCCGGTTGCGTACGGAACTGCCCCGAATCGACTCGGTTGACGTGGTTCGTTCCTGGCCTCATGGAATCGGCCTGAAAGTGATCGAACGGACGCCGATTCTGCTTGTCCAAAAAGGGGCGAAGTTCATGGAAGTGGACGACGAAGGCGTCCGTTTCGCCACGGTTTCCGAGGCTCCGAAAGGCGTTCCGCTTCTGGAAATGGCCGTTTCCTCCTCGCGTTCGGCCGCCGCGAGTCTGCGCCGCTTCGGCGAGGCGCGGCTGGTGCGGGAGGCGGTGAAGGCCGCCGGCTCCCTTCCGGCCGCCGTCGCGCGGGACACCCGGCTGGTCAAGGTCCGTTCGTACGACGGCATCTCGCTGGAGTTGAGGGGCGGCCGCACGGTCGCGTGGGGGAGCGCCGAGAAGGGCGCGGCGAAGGGCCGCGCACTCACCGCACTCATGAAAGCCGCCCCGGCCGCACGGCACTTCGACGTGAGTGCTCCCACCGCCCCTGCGTCATCAGGGAGTTGA
- the murG gene encoding undecaprenyldiphospho-muramoylpentapeptide beta-N-acetylglucosaminyltransferase gives MHVVLAGGGTAGHIEPALALADALRRQDPTVGITALGTERGLETTLVPQRGYDLALIPAVPLPRKPTPELITVPGRLRGTIKAAEQILERTKADCVVGFGGYVALPGYLAAKRLGVPIVVHEANARPGLANKIGSRYAARVAVSTPDSKLRDARYIGIPLRRSIATLDRAAVRPEARAMFGLDPNLPTLLVSGGSQGARRLNEVVQQVAPYLQQAGIQILHAVGPKNELPHVQQMPGMPPYIPVPYVDRMDLAYAAADLMLCRAGAMTVAELSAVGLPAAYVPLPIGNGEQRLNAQPVVKAGGGLLVDDAELTPEWVRETVLPVLADPHRLYEMSRAASEFGRRDADDLLVGMVYEAIAASRARR, from the coding sequence GTGCATGTCGTACTCGCTGGTGGGGGGACCGCCGGCCACATCGAGCCCGCGCTCGCCCTCGCGGACGCCCTGCGCAGGCAGGACCCCACCGTGGGGATCACGGCCCTGGGCACGGAACGCGGCCTGGAGACCACGCTCGTTCCGCAGCGGGGCTACGACCTCGCGCTGATCCCCGCCGTGCCGCTGCCGCGCAAGCCCACCCCCGAGCTGATCACCGTCCCGGGCCGGCTGCGCGGCACGATCAAGGCCGCCGAGCAGATCCTGGAGCGCACCAAGGCGGACTGCGTCGTCGGCTTCGGCGGCTACGTGGCGCTGCCCGGCTACCTCGCGGCCAAGCGCCTGGGCGTCCCGATCGTCGTCCACGAGGCCAACGCCCGCCCCGGCCTGGCCAACAAGATCGGCTCCCGCTACGCGGCCCGGGTGGCCGTCTCCACGCCCGACAGCAAGCTGCGGGACGCCCGCTACATCGGCATCCCGCTGCGCCGCTCCATCGCCACCCTGGACCGCGCCGCCGTGCGCCCCGAGGCCCGTGCGATGTTCGGGCTCGACCCCAACCTGCCCACGCTGCTGGTCTCCGGCGGCTCGCAGGGCGCCCGCCGCCTCAACGAGGTCGTCCAGCAGGTCGCGCCCTACCTCCAGCAGGCCGGCATCCAGATCCTGCACGCGGTCGGCCCGAAGAACGAACTGCCGCACGTACAGCAGATGCCGGGAATGCCCCCCTATATCCCGGTACCGTACGTGGACCGGATGGACCTCGCGTACGCCGCCGCCGACTTGATGCTCTGCCGCGCGGGCGCGATGACCGTCGCCGAACTCTCCGCCGTCGGGCTCCCGGCCGCCTACGTCCCGCTGCCCATCGGCAACGGCGAACAGCGGCTGAACGCCCAGCCGGTGGTCAAGGCGGGCGGCGGACTGCTGGTCGACGACGCGGAACTGACCCCCGAGTGGGTCCGGGAGACCGTCCTGCCCGTCCTCGCCGACCCGCACCGGCTGTACGAGATGTCCCGCGCCGCCAGCGAGTTCGGCCGCCGGGACGCCGACGACCTGCTTGTCGGCATGGTGTACGAGGCGATCGCCGCCTCTCGTGCACGCCGATAG
- the ftsW gene encoding putative lipid II flippase FtsW: MPGSRTGRPPVRRTVRRPAAARPRRDNPLRRLCTRVQKAWDRPLTAYYLIFGGSLLITVLGLVMVYSASQITALQMSLPGSFFFRKQFLAATIGAVLLLAASRMPVKLHRALAYPILAGAVFMMALVQVPGIGMSVNGNQNWISLGGSFQIQPSEFGKLALVLWAADLLARKQDKNLLAQWKHMLVPLVPVAFMLLGLIMLGGDMGTAIILTAILFGLLWLAGAPTRLFVGVLSIAAAIGVILIKTSPNRMARLQCIGATDPGPGDACWQAVHGIYALASGGIFGSGLGASVEKWGQLPEAHTDFIFAVTGEELGLAGTLSVLALFAALGYAGIRVAGRTEDPFVRYAAGGVTTWITAQAVINIGAVLGLLPIAGVPLPLFSYGGSALLPTMFAIGLLIAFARDEPAARAALAMRHPRFGRKRGAGGPAFDRSPRRWNTMRRRASAARSSGER; the protein is encoded by the coding sequence ATGCCCGGTAGCCGTACCGGGCGGCCGCCCGTCCGGCGGACCGTCCGCAGACCCGCCGCCGCCCGCCCGCGCCGCGACAACCCCCTGCGCCGGCTGTGCACGCGTGTCCAGAAGGCCTGGGACCGGCCGCTGACCGCCTACTACCTGATCTTCGGCGGCAGCCTGCTGATCACCGTGCTGGGCCTCGTGATGGTCTACTCGGCCTCCCAGATCACCGCGCTGCAGATGTCGTTGCCGGGATCGTTCTTCTTCCGCAAACAGTTCCTGGCCGCCACCATCGGGGCGGTGCTGCTGCTGGCCGCGTCCCGGATGCCGGTGAAGCTGCACCGGGCGCTCGCCTATCCGATCCTCGCCGGGGCCGTCTTCATGATGGCCCTGGTGCAGGTGCCGGGGATAGGGATGTCGGTCAACGGCAACCAGAACTGGATCTCGCTCGGCGGCTCCTTCCAGATCCAGCCCAGCGAGTTCGGCAAGCTCGCGCTGGTGCTGTGGGCCGCCGATCTGCTCGCCCGCAAACAGGACAAGAACCTGCTGGCCCAGTGGAAGCACATGCTGGTGCCGCTGGTGCCGGTCGCGTTCATGCTGCTCGGGCTGATCATGCTCGGCGGCGACATGGGCACGGCGATCATCCTGACGGCGATCCTGTTCGGCCTGCTGTGGCTGGCGGGGGCGCCCACCCGGCTCTTCGTCGGGGTGCTGTCGATCGCCGCCGCGATCGGTGTGATCCTCATCAAGACCAGCCCGAACCGGATGGCCCGGCTCCAGTGCATCGGCGCCACCGACCCCGGTCCGGGCGACGCCTGCTGGCAGGCCGTGCACGGGATCTACGCCCTGGCCTCCGGCGGGATCTTCGGCTCGGGGCTCGGTGCGAGTGTGGAGAAATGGGGTCAACTCCCCGAAGCGCACACCGACTTCATCTTCGCCGTCACCGGCGAGGAACTGGGCCTCGCGGGGACGCTGTCGGTACTCGCCCTCTTCGCGGCTCTAGGCTATGCGGGTATCCGCGTGGCCGGACGCACGGAGGACCCCTTCGTGAGGTATGCCGCGGGAGGCGTGACCACCTGGATCACCGCTCAGGCGGTGATCAACATCGGTGCGGTGCTCGGCCTGCTGCCGATCGCCGGCGTCCCGCTCCCGCTGTTCTCCTACGGGGGTTCCGCCCTGCTGCCGACCATGTTCGCCATCGGGTTGCTGATCGCCTTCGCACGCGACGAGCCCGCTGCGCGGGCGGCGCTTGCGATGCGGCATCCCCGTTTTGGTAGAAAACGGGGGGCGGGGGGCCCCGCGTTCGACCGGAGCCCCCGGAGATGGAACACGATGCGACGGCGTGCCTCGGCGGCGCGCTCGTCCGGAGAGCGGTGA
- the murD gene encoding UDP-N-acetylmuramoyl-L-alanine--D-glutamate ligase: protein MGSRQVTDRQGPSWEGKHVTVAGLGVSGIPAAKVLHGLGAKVTVVNDGDDARAREQAAELRALGVTVRLGDGATLPEGTELVVTAPGWKPDKPLFTAAREAGVPVWGDVELAWRLRGPDAAPWLCVTGTNGKTTTTRMLASILTAAGLRTAAVGNIGVSLLDAVLGEERYDVLAVELSSYQLHWAPSLRAHSAAVLNLAPDHLDWHGSMEAYAKDKGRVYEGNRVACVYNVADRATEDLVREADVEEGCRAVGFTLGAPAPSQLGVVDGILVDRAFVEDRQRNAQELAEVADVDPPAPHNIANALAAAALARAYGVPPKAVRDGLRAFTPDAHRIAHVADVDGVAYVDDSKATNTHAAQASLAAYESIVWIAGGLAKGATFDELVAKSAQRLRAVVLIGADRALIHEALTRHAPEVPVVDLDRTDTGAMLAAVQEARRLAAEGDTVLLAPACASMDMFVNYNQRGDAFASAVGELGT from the coding sequence ATGGGCAGCAGACAAGTGACCGACCGGCAGGGGCCCTCCTGGGAGGGCAAGCACGTCACCGTCGCCGGGCTCGGCGTCTCCGGCATCCCGGCGGCCAAGGTGCTGCACGGGCTCGGCGCGAAGGTCACCGTCGTCAACGACGGCGACGACGCACGCGCGCGTGAGCAGGCCGCCGAGCTGCGGGCCCTGGGCGTCACCGTGCGCCTCGGCGACGGGGCGACCCTGCCCGAGGGCACCGAACTCGTCGTCACCGCACCCGGCTGGAAGCCCGACAAGCCCCTCTTCACGGCCGCCCGCGAAGCCGGCGTGCCGGTCTGGGGCGACGTCGAACTGGCCTGGCGGCTCAGGGGACCCGACGCGGCTCCCTGGCTGTGCGTCACCGGCACCAACGGCAAGACGACCACCACCCGGATGCTGGCCTCGATCCTGACCGCGGCTGGCCTGCGCACGGCGGCCGTCGGCAACATCGGCGTCTCGCTGCTGGACGCCGTCCTCGGCGAGGAGCGCTACGACGTCCTCGCCGTCGAGCTCTCCAGCTACCAACTGCACTGGGCGCCCTCCCTGCGCGCCCACTCCGCCGCCGTCCTCAACCTCGCCCCCGACCACCTCGACTGGCACGGCTCCATGGAGGCGTACGCCAAGGACAAGGGCCGTGTCTACGAGGGCAATCGCGTCGCCTGCGTCTACAACGTCGCCGACCGGGCCACCGAGGACCTGGTGCGCGAGGCTGACGTCGAGGAGGGCTGCCGGGCCGTCGGCTTCACGCTCGGTGCGCCCGCGCCCTCCCAACTCGGCGTCGTGGACGGCATCCTGGTCGACCGCGCCTTCGTCGAGGACCGGCAGAGGAACGCCCAGGAACTCGCCGAGGTCGCGGACGTCGATCCGCCCGCCCCGCACAACATCGCCAACGCCCTTGCCGCGGCGGCCCTCGCCCGGGCCTACGGGGTGCCTCCCAAGGCCGTACGGGACGGTCTGCGGGCCTTCACCCCGGACGCCCACCGCATCGCCCACGTGGCGGACGTGGACGGCGTCGCGTACGTCGACGACTCCAAGGCGACCAACACACATGCCGCACAGGCCTCGTTGGCCGCCTACGAGTCGATCGTCTGGATCGCGGGCGGGCTCGCCAAGGGCGCGACCTTCGACGAGCTGGTCGCCAAGTCGGCGCAGCGACTTCGCGCCGTCGTGCTCATCGGCGCCGATCGCGCCCTGATCCACGAAGCCCTGACGCGACACGCCCCGGAAGTACCCGTCGTCGACCTCGACCGGACCGACACTGGGGCGATGCTCGCGGCTGTCCAGGAGGCCCGGCGCCTCGCCGCCGAAGGCGACACGGTGCTCCTCGCCCCGGCCTGCGCCTCCATGGACATGTTCGTCAACTACAACCAGCGCGGTGACGCGTTCGCTTCTGCCGTTGGCGAACTCGGCACCTGA
- the mraY gene encoding phospho-N-acetylmuramoyl-pentapeptide-transferase, with translation MMNQILFAGVIGLFLTLGGTPLLIKLLARKGYGQYIRDDGPREHASKRGTPTMGGIAFIFATIAAYFLSKLITGNPPSYTGLLVLGLMCGMGLVGFLDDYIKIVKRRSLGLRAKAKMAGQLIVGITFAVLSLQFSDSRGNTPASTKLSFITDFGWTIGPVLFVVWALFMILAMSNGVNLTDGLDGLATGASVLVFGAYTFIGVWQFQESCANGETLTNPSACYEVRDPLDLAVIASALMGACLGFLWWNTSPAKIFMGDTGSLALGGVLAGLAICSRTELLIALLGGLFVLITMSVVIQVGSFKLTGKRVFRMAPLQHHFELKGWSEVLVVVRFWIIQGICVIVGLGLFYAGWAADK, from the coding sequence ATGATGAATCAGATCCTGTTCGCGGGTGTGATCGGTCTCTTCCTCACGCTGGGCGGCACACCGCTGCTGATCAAGCTGCTGGCCCGCAAGGGCTACGGCCAGTACATCCGCGACGACGGCCCGCGCGAGCACGCCAGCAAGCGCGGTACGCCGACCATGGGCGGCATCGCCTTCATCTTCGCGACGATCGCGGCGTACTTCCTGTCCAAGCTGATCACGGGCAATCCGCCGAGCTACACCGGTCTGCTGGTGCTGGGCCTGATGTGCGGCATGGGCCTGGTCGGCTTCCTCGACGACTACATCAAGATCGTCAAGCGGCGTTCGCTGGGTCTGCGGGCCAAGGCGAAGATGGCCGGCCAGCTCATCGTCGGCATCACCTTCGCGGTGCTCTCGCTGCAGTTCTCCGACTCGCGCGGCAACACCCCGGCCTCCACCAAGCTGTCGTTCATCACGGACTTCGGCTGGACGATCGGCCCGGTGCTGTTCGTGGTCTGGGCGCTGTTCATGATCCTCGCGATGTCCAACGGCGTGAACCTGACGGACGGTCTGGACGGCCTCGCCACCGGCGCCTCCGTCCTCGTCTTCGGCGCGTACACGTTCATCGGCGTCTGGCAGTTCCAGGAGTCCTGCGCCAACGGCGAGACGCTGACCAACCCCAGTGCCTGTTATGAGGTACGCGATCCGCTGGACCTCGCGGTCATCGCCTCGGCGCTGATGGGCGCCTGCCTCGGCTTCCTGTGGTGGAACACCTCACCGGCCAAGATCTTCATGGGCGACACCGGTTCGCTGGCGCTCGGCGGTGTGCTGGCGGGTCTCGCGATCTGCTCCCGCACCGAGCTGCTGATCGCCCTCCTCGGCGGCCTGTTCGTCCTGATCACCATGTCCGTGGTCATCCAGGTCGGCTCCTTCAAGCTCACCGGCAAGCGAGTCTTCCGGATGGCGCCACTCCAGCACCACTTCGAACTCAAGGGCTGGTCCGAGGTCCTTGTGGTGGTCCGTTTCTGGATCATCCAGGGCATCTGTGTGATCGTCGGACTGGGTCTCTTCTACGCGGGATGGGCAGCAGACAAGTGA
- a CDS encoding UDP-N-acetylmuramoyl-tripeptide--D-alanyl-D-alanine ligase, which produces MIALSLAEIAAVVGGQTHDIPDPSVRVTGPVVRDSREVAPGSLFVAFAGERVDGHDYAAAVVEAGAAAVLAARPVGVPAIVVDDVQAALGALARHVVQRLGTTLVALTGSAGKTSTKDLIAQVLRRKAPTVFTPGSLNNEIGLPLTALSATEETRFLVLEMGARGIGHIRYLTELTPPKVGLVLNVGTAHIGEFGGREQIAQAKGELVESLPPASEGGVAVLNADDPLVRAMASRTTAKVVLFGESGEADVRAENVRLTDSGQPAFSLRTPSGCSDVTMRLYGEHHVSNALAAAAVAHELGMSVEEIATALSEAGSLSRWRMEVTERPDGVTIVNDAYNANPESMRAALRALAAMGKGRRTWAVLGKMAELGDEALAEHDAVGRLAVRLNVGKLVAVGGREAAWLQLGAYNEGSWGEESVHVSDAQAAVDLLRSELRPGDVVLVKASRSVGLESVAQALLATGAEGEVAAR; this is translated from the coding sequence GTGATCGCCCTCTCCCTCGCCGAGATCGCAGCAGTCGTCGGCGGGCAGACGCACGACATACCGGATCCGTCCGTGCGGGTCACCGGACCGGTCGTCCGGGACTCCCGCGAGGTGGCGCCCGGCAGCCTCTTCGTCGCCTTCGCCGGCGAACGCGTGGACGGCCACGACTACGCGGCGGCGGTCGTCGAGGCGGGCGCGGCGGCCGTACTGGCCGCCCGTCCGGTCGGCGTCCCCGCGATCGTCGTGGACGACGTCCAGGCGGCGCTCGGCGCCCTCGCGCGGCATGTCGTGCAGCGGCTCGGCACGACCCTCGTCGCGCTCACCGGCTCGGCCGGCAAGACCAGCACCAAGGACCTCATCGCCCAGGTGCTCCGCCGCAAGGCGCCGACCGTCTTCACGCCCGGCTCGCTCAACAACGAGATCGGGCTGCCGCTGACCGCGCTGTCCGCCACCGAGGAAACCAGGTTCCTCGTGCTGGAGATGGGCGCCCGCGGCATCGGTCACATCCGCTACCTCACGGAACTGACGCCCCCCAAGGTCGGCCTCGTCCTCAACGTCGGCACCGCCCACATCGGCGAGTTCGGCGGCCGCGAACAGATCGCACAGGCAAAGGGCGAGTTGGTCGAGTCCCTTCCGCCGGCGAGCGAGGGCGGTGTCGCGGTCCTCAACGCCGACGACCCATTGGTACGGGCCATGGCCTCCCGTACGACCGCGAAGGTGGTCCTTTTCGGAGAGTCCGGCGAAGCGGACGTACGGGCCGAGAACGTGCGACTCACGGACAGCGGACAGCCCGCCTTCAGCCTTCGCACACCCTCCGGGTGCAGCGACGTGACCATGCGCCTGTACGGTGAGCACCACGTGTCGAACGCGCTCGCCGCGGCCGCCGTCGCCCATGAGCTGGGCATGTCCGTGGAAGAGATCGCCACCGCACTCTCCGAGGCGGGCTCCCTCTCCCGCTGGCGGATGGAGGTCACCGAGCGCCCGGACGGCGTGACGATCGTCAACGACGCCTACAACGCGAACCCCGAGTCCATGCGAGCCGCTTTGCGCGCGCTCGCGGCCATGGGCAAGGGGCGGCGGACCTGGGCGGTGCTCGGCAAGATGGCCGAGCTCGGGGACGAGGCGCTCGCCGAGCACGACGCGGTCGGACGGCTCGCCGTCCGGCTCAATGTCGGCAAGCTCGTCGCGGTCGGGGGCAGGGAAGCCGCCTGGCTGCAACTGGGCGCATATAACGAGGGTTCGTGGGGTGAGGAGTCGGTGCACGTGTCCGACGCACAGGCGGCTGTCGACCTGTTGCGCAGCGAGTTGCGCCCGGGGGACGTCGTACTCGTGAAGGCGTCCCGTTCGGTCGGTCTCGAGAGCGTCGCGCAGGCGCTGCTCGCGACCGGGGCCGAGGGTGAGGTCGCCGCCCGATGA